From a region of the Bacteroidales bacterium genome:
- a CDS encoding DUF86 domain-containing protein, with product MENTVKKYLFDILTSIKNIESYLGREKSFEKYETDGMLQDAVERNIEIIGEAMNNLLQINPEIKISNARRIVDARNKIIHGYDEIENTQIWSIIINHLPVLKEEVNIYLT from the coding sequence ATGGAAAATACAGTGAAAAAATATCTTTTTGATATTCTTACATCCATAAAAAATATTGAATCATATTTAGGAAGAGAAAAATCCTTTGAAAAATATGAAACTGACGGAATGTTACAAGATGCTGTCGAAAGAAATATTGAAATAATTGGAGAGGCCATGAATAATTTATTGCAGATTAATCCGGAAATTAAAATTTCAAATGCAAGAAGAATTGTTGATGCAAGAAATAAAATCATACATGGATATGATGAAATCGAAAATACTCAAATTTGGAGTATTATTATTAACCATTTGCCGGTATTAAAGGAAGAAGTGAATATTTATCTTACATAA
- the gmd gene encoding GDP-mannose 4,6-dehydratase, with translation MPKTAFITGITGQDGAYLAEFLLKKGYIVHGLKRRSSLFNTDRIDHLYLDPHVEDRNFILHYGDLTDSTNLIRVIQEIQPDEIYNLAAMSHVQVSFETPEYTANADGIGTLRILEAVRLLGLTKKTKIYQASTSELYGLVQEVPQNEKTAFYPRSPYGIAKLYAYWITVNYREAYGMFACNGILFNHESPIRGETFVTRKITRATAKIALGLQDVLYIGNLSAKRDWGHAKDYVKAMYLMMQQEKPEDFVIATGTATSVRDLIKTSFKNIGAELAFKGEGKNEIGFIKSSKGKYKESLKPGKEVIKVDPRYFRPTEVDLLIGDPSKANKQLGWVPEYTFEDLIKEMVESDLNLMQKDKFLKDSGYEVKNYFE, from the coding sequence ATGCCAAAAACAGCTTTCATTACAGGTATAACCGGACAAGACGGTGCATATCTTGCGGAATTTCTTTTAAAAAAAGGATATATAGTTCACGGTTTAAAAAGAAGAAGTTCTCTTTTTAATACTGACAGAATTGATCATCTTTATCTTGACCCGCATGTTGAAGATCGTAACTTTATATTGCATTACGGTGATCTTACAGACTCAACAAACCTTATTAGAGTTATTCAAGAGATACAACCGGATGAGATATACAATTTAGCAGCAATGAGCCACGTTCAAGTAAGCTTTGAAACTCCTGAATATACAGCAAATGCAGACGGTATAGGAACCTTAAGGATATTAGAAGCTGTAAGACTTCTGGGACTGACAAAAAAAACAAAGATCTATCAAGCCTCAACCAGTGAATTATACGGCTTGGTTCAAGAAGTTCCGCAAAATGAAAAAACAGCTTTCTACCCCAGAAGTCCGTATGGTATTGCTAAACTTTATGCATATTGGATAACTGTTAATTACAGAGAAGCATACGGAATGTTTGCTTGTAACGGAATACTGTTCAATCATGAATCTCCTATAAGAGGGGAAACATTTGTAACAAGAAAGATAACAAGAGCTACAGCTAAAATTGCTCTCGGGTTACAAGATGTTTTATACATAGGAAATCTTTCTGCAAAACGCGATTGGGGACATGCAAAAGATTATGTAAAAGCTATGTACCTTATGATGCAACAAGAAAAACCGGAAGATTTTGTGATTGCAACCGGTACTGCAACTTCAGTAAGAGACCTGATCAAAACATCATTTAAAAACATAGGTGCAGAACTTGCATTTAAAGGTGAAGGAAAAAATGAAATCGGATTTATTAAATCATCCAAAGGAAAATATAAAGAATCCTTAAAACCGGGGAAAGAGGTCATAAAGGTTGATCCTCGCTATTTCAGGCCTACCGAAGTCGATCTTTTAATTGGTGATCCCTCAAAAGCAAATAAACAATTAGGCTGGGTGCCTGAATACACGTTCGAAGACCTTATAAAAGAAATGGTGGAAAGCGATTTAAACCTTATGCAAAAAGACAAGTTCTTAAAAGATTCCGGTTATGAGGTTAAGAATTATTTTGAGTAA
- a CDS encoding type II toxin-antitoxin system HicA family toxin — protein sequence MGRLSGFKYREIVKRLKKFGFVFYRQAAGSHEIWHNEKTGRFTTIPNHPGDMPEGTLRAILKQADIKPNDFLNIK from the coding sequence ATGGGAAGGCTTTCAGGTTTCAAATATCGTGAAATAGTCAAAAGATTAAAGAAATTCGGATTTGTCTTTTACCGACAGGCAGCAGGCAGTCATGAGATTTGGCATAATGAGAAAACAGGCAGATTTACGACTATTCCGAATCATCCCGGAGATATGCCCGAAGGAACTTTAAGAGCAATATTAAAACAAGCCGACATAAAACCAAATGATTTTTTGAATATAAAATAG
- a CDS encoding NAD(P)-dependent oxidoreductase, which translates to MSKKIKVGILKETKTPPDKRTAISPKQGIELSEKFSNVELFIQSSDIRAYKDEEYTALGLQVTEDVSHCDILIGVKEVHIPELIANKTYLFFSHTAKEQEYNRSLLQEFLKKKIKMLDHEYFTDEKGMRLVAFGNWAGLVGAYNGLIALGKRTGSFDLKRAIDCHDIKEVMSELKKIKVPAVKFLITGGGRVAHGAMEVLEAAGIKQISPDDFMNKNYDYAVYTKLDPDSYVKRKDDSEFDLHHFFDNPEMYESTFKPYTKVADVYVACHFWDENSPVFMSKDDMKEDDFKISVIADVSCDIAGPIPSTIRPSEIADPFYGYNAETEKEADAFDKNNITVMAVDNLPGEVPRDASVDFGKGLIEKIFPALFGEDTTGIIERASITENGKLGKHFQYLKDFAESK; encoded by the coding sequence ATGAGCAAAAAAATTAAAGTCGGAATATTAAAAGAAACCAAAACACCGCCGGACAAGCGAACAGCAATATCACCAAAACAAGGTATTGAATTGTCAGAGAAATTTTCAAATGTTGAACTTTTTATTCAATCAAGTGATATTAGAGCATATAAAGATGAAGAATATACTGCACTTGGATTACAAGTTACTGAAGATGTGAGTCATTGCGATATTCTCATTGGTGTGAAAGAAGTTCATATTCCTGAATTAATTGCGAATAAAACTTATTTATTTTTTTCGCATACGGCAAAAGAGCAGGAATATAACCGATCGTTGCTTCAAGAGTTCTTAAAGAAAAAAATAAAGATGCTCGACCATGAGTATTTTACTGATGAAAAAGGTATGCGATTGGTTGCTTTCGGTAATTGGGCAGGTTTAGTAGGCGCATATAACGGATTAATTGCTCTCGGCAAAAGAACAGGATCGTTTGATTTGAAACGTGCAATTGATTGCCATGATATCAAAGAGGTGATGTCAGAACTTAAAAAGATTAAAGTTCCGGCTGTGAAGTTTCTGATAACCGGTGGAGGAAGAGTTGCTCACGGAGCAATGGAGGTTCTTGAAGCAGCCGGAATAAAACAAATTTCTCCTGATGATTTTATGAACAAGAATTATGATTATGCAGTTTATACAAAATTAGACCCTGATTCTTATGTGAAAAGAAAAGACGATTCAGAATTTGATTTGCATCATTTCTTTGATAATCCCGAAATGTATGAATCTACATTTAAGCCTTATACAAAAGTTGCAGATGTTTATGTTGCCTGTCATTTTTGGGATGAGAATTCTCCTGTTTTTATGAGCAAAGATGATATGAAAGAAGATGATTTTAAAATCTCTGTTATAGCTGATGTTAGTTGTGATATTGCCGGACCGATTCCTTCAACAATAAGACCGTCTGAAATTGCTGATCCTTTCTATGGCTATAATGCTGAAACAGAAAAAGAAGCAGATGCTTTTGATAAAAATAATATTACCGTAATGGCAGTTGATAACTTACCCGGAGAAGTTCCGCGTGATGCATCTGTTGATTTCGGTAAAGGATTGATTGAGAAAATATTTCCTGCATTATTCGGTGAAGATACAACCGGAATAATTGAGCGTGCAAGTATTACAGAAAACGGAAAACTCGGAAAACATTTTCAATATTTAAAAGATTTTGCAGAAAGTAAATAA
- a CDS encoding methylglyoxal synthase — MKNIALVAHDNRKVDLIEWVSYNWEEIIKHKIYCTGTTGKLVEQALKQQCEEHNCNLPEIIKLKSGPLGGDQQMGSLITENKIDLFIFLWDPMQPQAHDVDVKALLRIAVLYNVPTACNRSTADFMISSPLINEDYKPLIKNYTEYINREV; from the coding sequence ATGAAAAACATAGCACTTGTAGCGCACGATAACAGAAAAGTTGATCTTATTGAATGGGTAAGTTATAATTGGGAAGAAATAATAAAGCACAAAATATATTGCACGGGAACAACCGGAAAGTTAGTTGAACAAGCCTTAAAACAACAATGCGAAGAACATAACTGTAATTTGCCGGAAATTATAAAATTAAAATCAGGACCTTTGGGTGGGGACCAACAAATGGGTTCTTTGATTACTGAAAATAAAATCGACCTTTTTATTTTCCTGTGGGACCCGATGCAACCACAAGCACATGATGTTGATGTAAAAGCACTTTTAAGAATTGCGGTTTTGTACAATGTTCCGACAGCATGCAATCGTTCTACGGCAGATTTTATGATTTCATCTCCGTTAATTAATGAGGATTATAAACCTTTGATAAAAAATTATACGGAATATATTAACAGAGAAGTCTAA
- a CDS encoding NmrA family NAD(P)-binding protein — protein METKKIAITGAFGYSGKYITQKLFEKGYQVKTLTNSPHKKNSFEKKIEVVPLSFENRDLLTDNLSDINVLINTYWVRFNHRNFNHNQAVDNTKILFDAAKEAGVKKIIHVSITNPDEHSELEYFKGKGILENYLKEIIPAYAIIRPAVLFGKEDILINNIAWMIRHLPITGVFGKGDYKLQPIHVEDFADIIIKEIENPDNKIINAIGPETFTYKELVSAIMKNIGIRKRIINTSPQIAYYVGKIISFLKKDVTITKEEIKGLMQNLLYVNEEPTGKIKLSEWVKENKNTLGKKYANELSRRK, from the coding sequence ATGGAAACAAAAAAAATTGCAATTACCGGTGCTTTCGGTTACTCAGGAAAATATATAACACAAAAGTTGTTTGAGAAAGGATATCAAGTAAAAACATTAACAAATTCGCCTCATAAAAAAAATTCGTTTGAAAAAAAAATTGAAGTTGTTCCTTTAAGTTTTGAGAACAGAGATTTGTTAACAGATAATCTTTCCGATATTAATGTTTTAATAAACACATATTGGGTACGTTTCAATCATCGAAATTTCAATCATAATCAAGCTGTGGACAATACAAAAATTCTCTTTGATGCAGCAAAAGAAGCAGGTGTAAAAAAGATTATTCACGTCAGTATCACAAATCCCGATGAACATTCTGAATTAGAGTATTTTAAAGGTAAAGGAATATTAGAGAATTATTTGAAAGAAATTATACCGGCTTATGCAATAATTCGCCCTGCTGTTTTATTCGGGAAAGAAGATATTTTAATTAATAATATTGCTTGGATGATAAGACATTTACCGATTACGGGTGTTTTTGGCAAGGGTGATTACAAACTGCAACCGATTCATGTAGAGGACTTTGCAGATATAATTATTAAAGAAATTGAAAATCCCGATAATAAAATAATAAATGCAATCGGTCCGGAAACTTTTACATATAAAGAATTGGTTTCAGCAATAATGAAAAATATCGGAATTCGAAAAAGAATAATAAATACATCGCCGCAAATTGCTTATTATGTTGGTAAAATTATCAGCTTTCTGAAAAAAGACGTAACAATTACAAAAGAAGAAATAAAGGGATTGATGCAAAATCTTCTTTATGTTAATGAAGAACCAACAGGAAAAATAAAGTTAAGCGAATGGGTAAAAGAAAATAAAAACACACTCGGAAAAAAGTATGCAAATGAATTGTCGAGACGAAAATGA
- a CDS encoding SpoIIE family protein phosphatase codes for MKKLFFFFFFIFIILSGIAQKNELEFEEIYDQNGNSFFDILEIKQDAKGFLWFMRFINGMYRYDGNSVLYHKYYPNDSTTVQSYGSSYFFGDEGELLINVRSENKVVDFYSLKNNRNSQFTKLVNDSVSFDKIIKDKDGILWILEGTDVYSYNKKNQKLKEGYSPFSDNLLDYINNKDEKIIAELSHISNLQDTVINFTIDKDNEIMLACIGEGDVDMFDYGMLLKGEDTIWKMNYNNTRYAGGALKNRIEIKILNFKKGNYNLRYISDDSHSFNNWNEPKPTLGNFYGVRIFESPEKIANINNLISSEIGDVYNIFLNNEERISMLTSKGLYVQNSNKEFEFTEFDWFKATNMTPTSYAFDDIYADHIGNVWWLIGGILKIDLKEKDATLIHNDRCNALAIDKHRNGMWFAYNDLFFYDFQTKSILTYDNSKLINKLKEGEHIRYNDIFIDKTGNIFLVTNKGIFKNSTKKIKFYHPETEYRTSDCRAAYYKDNCFYYLDAIFENHRKYVLRVYDFESEKTDSFIIDRNIDWRNAYIFVSNENKIWISQKNILLLFDKDNNTFTDSIESDSRILSVYQSEDQKTWVFTLNKVYQLEKNKLIPRADLKSNEYGKNNIIDYILNLNNKLIIRTFAGVYIFDIETYKIKEIYKFKEEFKNENYFFGNIIFDNDNNTLWFSTEAKLISYNLNNEKIKENLFIMHSEINYYNLRNRIYHSGVVQNDNIIWISTGNGFYKFDLNTKQFSHFTEKNGLIDNTIADMYMDNFGKLWFSTNFGISKFNPENESFINYHRGGDYLDNYFFHNISDSIFHLGDERGFFGTLGICSFIPDNINKIPPTVAITYIEINDKEYIPDSAVYEKKLIKVDYTNNFITFEFVALDYTDPRRNQYAYMLEGVDKDWIYTDYKDRKAKYTNLAPGKYTFRVKASNNDGVWNEEGVSLKIIITPPFWKTWWFYTLEVLAGILLIIALIKFRERKLKRDNVKLEKTVEERTQEVRLQSEEIKAQNDELNSRNEEILTQRDTVVKQKEEIEEIHEHITDSINYATRIQASILPNENILKEFLSDHFVLFNPKDKVSGDFYWWSHIENHTIITAADCTGHGVPGAFMSMLGVSFLREIVNKEYITHTGVILRKLRKEIINALRQKGNETGSQDGMDMALISINHEKNSLQFSGANNSLYIIRKGKLETKNDKVFEFDMNGNNSNGHRFYEIKPDRMPIAIYLKMDKFTTHEIELQKGDNIYMFSDGYADQFGGPDERKFKYKQFKQLLFENVDKPMAKQKDILEKNFLEWKGEIEQIDDVVVLGIRI; via the coding sequence ATGAAAAAACTGTTTTTCTTCTTTTTCTTCATTTTTATAATTCTATCTGGTATTGCCCAAAAAAATGAGCTTGAATTTGAGGAAATCTATGACCAAAACGGGAATTCTTTTTTTGACATATTAGAAATTAAACAAGATGCGAAAGGATTTCTTTGGTTTATGAGATTCATCAACGGAATGTATCGTTACGATGGGAATAGTGTATTATATCATAAATATTATCCAAATGACAGCACAACTGTTCAATCCTATGGGTCTTCTTATTTTTTTGGTGATGAAGGAGAGCTTTTAATAAATGTTAGATCTGAAAATAAAGTTGTAGATTTTTATTCTTTGAAAAATAATAGAAACTCTCAATTTACAAAACTTGTCAATGATTCTGTTTCATTTGATAAAATCATTAAGGACAAAGATGGTATTTTGTGGATATTAGAAGGAACAGATGTATATTCTTACAACAAAAAAAATCAAAAATTGAAAGAAGGATACAGTCCTTTTTCAGATAATCTTTTAGATTATATCAATAATAAGGATGAAAAAATCATTGCTGAACTATCTCATATATCAAACCTTCAAGACACAGTAATTAATTTTACAATTGATAAAGATAATGAGATTATGTTGGCGTGTATTGGTGAAGGAGATGTTGATATGTTTGATTACGGAATGCTCTTAAAAGGTGAAGACACAATATGGAAAATGAATTACAATAATACAAGATATGCCGGAGGTGCATTAAAGAATAGAATTGAAATAAAAATTTTAAATTTTAAAAAGGGAAATTACAACTTAAGATATATTAGTGACGATTCCCATTCTTTTAATAATTGGAATGAGCCAAAACCAACTTTAGGAAATTTTTACGGAGTCAGAATATTTGAATCTCCTGAAAAAATAGCAAATATAAATAACCTTATAAGTTCTGAAATTGGTGATGTGTATAATATATTCTTAAATAATGAAGAACGAATAAGTATGCTGACATCAAAAGGTTTGTATGTTCAAAACAGCAATAAAGAGTTTGAATTTACTGAGTTCGACTGGTTTAAGGCTACAAACATGACACCAACTTCTTATGCCTTTGATGATATTTATGCTGATCATATAGGAAATGTTTGGTGGTTAATTGGTGGTATCTTAAAAATAGATTTAAAAGAAAAAGATGCTACATTAATTCATAATGATAGATGTAATGCATTAGCAATTGACAAACACAGAAACGGAATGTGGTTTGCTTATAATGATTTATTCTTTTATGATTTTCAAACAAAAAGTATTCTTACTTATGATAATTCCAAATTAATAAACAAACTAAAGGAGGGTGAACATATAAGATATAATGACATTTTTATTGATAAAACAGGAAATATTTTTTTGGTAACAAATAAAGGAATTTTCAAGAATTCAACAAAAAAAATAAAATTTTACCACCCTGAAACTGAATATCGAACATCTGATTGCAGAGCTGCTTATTATAAAGATAATTGTTTTTATTATTTAGATGCTATATTTGAGAACCATAGAAAATATGTCTTGAGGGTCTATGATTTTGAATCTGAAAAAACAGATTCTTTTATTATAGATCGAAATATTGATTGGCGCAATGCGTACATTTTTGTCAGTAATGAGAATAAAATATGGATATCTCAAAAAAATATATTACTGTTATTTGATAAAGATAATAATACTTTTACGGACAGTATTGAATCTGACAGTAGAATTCTCTCTGTTTATCAATCAGAAGACCAAAAAACATGGGTGTTTACACTAAACAAGGTTTATCAACTTGAAAAAAACAAATTAATACCAAGAGCTGATTTAAAATCTAATGAATATGGTAAGAATAATATAATTGACTATATTTTAAACTTAAACAATAAATTAATAATTCGAACATTTGCAGGAGTATATATTTTTGATATTGAAACTTATAAGATTAAAGAAATATATAAATTTAAGGAAGAATTTAAAAATGAAAATTATTTTTTCGGAAATATTATCTTTGATAATGATAATAATACACTATGGTTTTCTACAGAAGCTAAATTAATATCTTATAATTTGAATAATGAAAAAATTAAGGAAAATTTATTTATTATGCATTCGGAAATAAATTATTATAATTTAAGAAATAGAATTTATCATTCAGGAGTCGTACAAAATGATAATATTATTTGGATTTCAACAGGGAACGGATTTTATAAATTTGATTTAAATACTAAGCAATTTTCTCATTTTACAGAAAAAAACGGATTAATCGACAATACTATTGCAGACATGTATATGGATAATTTCGGGAAACTTTGGTTTTCTACAAATTTTGGCATTTCAAAATTTAATCCGGAAAATGAGAGTTTTATTAATTATCACAGAGGTGGCGATTATTTAGACAATTATTTCTTTCATAATATTTCTGACAGTATATTCCATTTAGGAGATGAAAGAGGTTTTTTCGGAACTCTGGGAATTTGTTCATTTATTCCTGATAATATTAATAAAATTCCTCCTACAGTTGCAATAACATATATTGAAATAAATGATAAAGAATATATTCCTGACAGTGCTGTATATGAAAAGAAATTAATAAAAGTAGATTATACAAATAATTTTATAACTTTTGAATTTGTTGCTTTAGACTACACAGACCCCAGACGAAACCAATACGCATACATGCTTGAAGGGGTTGACAAAGATTGGATATATACCGATTACAAAGACCGCAAAGCAAAATACACTAATCTTGCTCCCGGCAAATACACTTTCCGTGTTAAAGCTTCAAATAATGACGGGGTTTGGAATGAGGAAGGAGTTTCGTTAAAGATTATCATAACACCTCCTTTTTGGAAAACTTGGTGGTTTTATACATTGGAAGTTCTTGCCGGCATCCTGTTAATTATAGCTTTAATTAAATTCAGAGAACGAAAACTCAAACGAGATAATGTAAAACTTGAAAAAACAGTTGAGGAGCGCACACAAGAAGTAAGACTGCAAAGCGAGGAGATAAAGGCACAAAATGATGAATTAAATTCAAGAAATGAAGAGATATTGACCCAAAGGGATACTGTTGTTAAACAAAAAGAAGAAATTGAGGAAATTCATGAACACATTACAGACAGTATTAATTATGCCACAAGAATACAGGCATCCATTTTGCCGAATGAAAATATACTGAAAGAATTTCTCTCTGATCACTTCGTTTTATTTAATCCAAAAGATAAAGTAAGTGGTGATTTTTATTGGTGGTCCCATATTGAGAATCATACAATTATTACTGCGGCTGATTGTACAGGTCATGGGGTTCCGGGTGCGTTTATGAGTATGCTCGGCGTTTCATTTTTGCGAGAAATAGTGAATAAAGAATACATAACTCATACAGGTGTTATTTTAAGAAAATTAAGAAAAGAAATTATAAACGCTTTAAGACAAAAAGGAAACGAAACCGGTTCTCAAGACGGTATGGATATGGCTTTGATATCAATTAATCATGAAAAAAACAGTCTCCAATTTTCAGGAGCTAATAATTCTTTATACATAATTAGAAAAGGAAAATTAGAAACAAAAAATGATAAGGTTTTTGAGTTTGATATGAACGGAAACAACTCGAACGGACATCGTTTCTACGAAATCAAACCGGATAGAATGCCCATAGCAATATATCTGAAAATGGATAAATTCACCACTCACGAAATAGAACTTCAAAAAGGAGACAATATCTATATGTTCAGTGACGGGTATGCCGATCAGTTTGGAGGTCCTGATGAACGCAAATTTAAGTATAAACAATTCAAACAACTGTTATTTGAAAATGTTGATAAACCAATGGCTAAACAAAAAGACATCCTGGAAAAAAATTTCTTGGAATGGAAAGGAGAAATTGAACAAATTGACGATGTTGTTGTTTTAGGGATAAGAATTTAA